In Aminiphilus circumscriptus DSM 16581, the sequence CAGGGAAGATGGAGGAGATGGCGCGCCTACCGTGTCCGTCGAGGGAGAGATTGTGGACTGACCCTAGCCCAAAGCTCCGGGGCGGTCCGGAGTGGGGTCATGCCGCGGCCCGCCTGCGAAGGGCATCCGCGCTGTAAAGCACCAGAGCCGCCCAGATGAAGAGAAACGTCACGAGACGTTTCGCCGAGAAAGGTTCGGCAAAGAGGAAGATGCCGAGACAGAAGGAGATGGTGGGCGACACGTATTGGAGGATGCCCACGGTGGCGAGGTTGATCCGCCGGGCGCCGAAAGTGAAGAGGAGAAGCGGCACGGAGGTGACAATGCCCGATCCCGCCAGAAGGAGCAGGCGGAGAGGGGTACCTGTGCCAAGGGCTCCGGCGCCGCCGGACTCAAAGAGGACGATGGCGCCGAGAGCGGGAATTCCGAGGAACAGGGTCTCCACGAAAAGCCCCGCGGTGGAACCGATGGGGGCTTTTTTGCGCAGCAGGCCGTAGGTGCCGAAGGAAAGGGCGAGCCCGAGGGAAATCCACGGAAGAGTGCCGAGGAGGAGGATCTGATAGCCTACTCCGACAGCGGCCAGAGCGACTGCAAGCGCCTGGAGTCGTCCGAGGCGTTCCCCGAGGAAGAGCATGCCCAGAAGAACGTTCACGAGGGGCGTGATGAAGTAGCCGAGGCTGGCCTCGAGGACGTGTCCCGTGTTGACCGCCCAGATGTAGATCAGCCAGTTCGCGCAAAGGGCAAGGCTGCTCGCCAGGAGAAGGAGCCGTGTCGGCCTCTGTGCGAGTCCTTGGCGGATCTCTCCCAGGTTTTTCGAAAAGGCGACCAGTCCCGTGAGGAAGAGGAGGGACCAGACGATGCGGTGACAGAGAATTTCAAGGGCCGGAACATCCTGCATGGCTTTCCAGTACACGGGGAGCAATCCCCAGGCGACGAAGGCCGCCGTTGTGGCGCATCCACCCCGAATGGCCTCGGAGAGGCCCGGTTCTGCCGCTGACGCAGTGTTGTGCGTGTTCTCCGATGCGTTCATTTTGCGGTGAGTCTCCTTCCCGGTCTGTCCCGTGGTAGAATAGCAAATGGTGGGAATGTCGCCAATCCTCCATAGAGAAGGCGGTTTTTCCCGCCAATGGGCTGTTCCGCGGCGGTCGTGCGACCCGCCGGGAGAAATGTTGCGAAGGATTTGGCGCAAGTGCGAAAGAAAGGACACGGCGATGGAAGGGCGACTCGGAATCATTTCCGACACGCACGGTAACCTGCGAGCCTGGCAGGCCGCTCTGAAAATCTGGGGACGGGTGGACATGATTCTCCATGCAGGGGATGTGCTTTATCACGGTCCGAAGAACCCGCTTCCCGAGGAATATGGCCCTCGGGAGCTCGCGGAGGCCATGAACGCGTCTCCCGTGCCGCTTTTTTTCGCCCAGGGCAATTGCGATGCCGAAGAGGACGCTCGAATGCTCCGCTGGCCTTTGGACGCAAGGACGGTAACGGTTTGGTGGCGCGATATGCTTGTCCTGATGCGGCACGGCGAAAATTTCAGCGCCTTTCG encodes:
- the rarD gene encoding EamA family transporter RarD, whose product is MNASENTHNTASAAEPGLSEAIRGGCATTAAFVAWGLLPVYWKAMQDVPALEILCHRIVWSLLFLTGLVAFSKNLGEIRQGLAQRPTRLLLLASSLALCANWLIYIWAVNTGHVLEASLGYFITPLVNVLLGMLFLGERLGRLQALAVALAAVGVGYQILLLGTLPWISLGLALSFGTYGLLRKKAPIGSTAGLFVETLFLGIPALGAIVLFESGGAGALGTGTPLRLLLLAGSGIVTSVPLLLFTFGARRINLATVGILQYVSPTISFCLGIFLFAEPFSAKRLVTFLFIWAALVLYSADALRRRAAA
- the yfcE gene encoding phosphodiesterase translates to MEGRLGIISDTHGNLRAWQAALKIWGRVDMILHAGDVLYHGPKNPLPEEYGPRELAEAMNASPVPLFFAQGNCDAEEDARMLRWPLDARTVTVWWRDMLVLMRHGENFSAFRDLALRCGARLAVSGHTHVGSVVREEGTIFLNPGSASLPKGRDPASCAIADGEGISILTLEGTLLHREPWNL